A genomic stretch from Theobroma cacao cultivar B97-61/B2 chromosome 4, Criollo_cocoa_genome_V2, whole genome shotgun sequence includes:
- the LOC18601857 gene encoding cytochrome P450 81D11: MEPESTILYSSLSLILLLFCFKLLFQIKTSKQNLPPSPPSLPFLGHLHLIKRPIHCFYHSLSQKYGPIFSLRFGSRLVVVVSSSTAAEECFTKNDIVLANRPKLLLGKYLGYNWSTVVGSPYGDQWRNLRRISAIEIFSSSRLNAFLSIRKDEVKRLLLKLSSDDNSGQEFTKVELRSLFVDLTFNNIMRMVAGKRYYGGDSVTDEGEAKEFRELMKESLASGGVAHPGDFLPILNWIGGRSYLKKLMNLGERMDGLLQKLVDEVRAKRQGNTMIDHLLSLQQTEPDYYTDQLIKGQILVMLFAGTDTSAVTLEWAMSNLLNNQDVLKKARTELDSQIGQENLIDEPDVSKLQYLQSIIFETLRLNPSVPLLLPHMASTDCRICGYDVPRDTIVLINAWAIHRDPTLWDDPTSFKPERYGNGEWESYKLMPFGLGRRACPGAGLAQRVVGLSLGSLIQCFEWERVSEKEVDMAEGGEITMPKVVPLEAMCKARPIVNKVLTRTI, translated from the exons ATGGAACCAGAATCAACTATCCTTTACTCATCTCTTTCTCTTatccttcttctcttttgcttCAAGTTGttgtttcaaatcaaaacttcCAAACAAAACCTTCCTCCAAGTCCAccttctcttccttttctcGGCCACCTCCACCTTATAAAGAGACCCATCCATTGCTTTTACCATAGTCTTTCCCAAAAATATGGCCCGATTTTCTCCCTTCGGTTCGGCTCCCGCCTCGTAGTTGTAGTGTCGTCATCAACAGCAGCCGAGGAATGCTTCACCAAAAACGACATCGTTCTAGCTAACCGCCCCAAGTTACTCTTAGGCAAGTACCTTGGGTACAATTGGAGCACGGTCGTTGGCTCACCCTACGGTGATCAATGGCGCAACCTTCGTCGGATTAGTGCCATCGAAATCTTCTCATCCAGTCGCTTGAACGCCTTTCTAAGCATTAGAAAAGATGAAGTCAAGCGACTGTTGCTGAAACTATCGAGTGATGATAATTCTGGACAAGAATTTACCAAGGTGGAGTTAAGATCTCTGTTTGTCGACTTAACTTTCAATAATATTATGAGAATGGTAGCAGGGAAGAGGTACTATGGTGGGGACAGTGTGACGGACGAAGGCGAGGCAAAGGAATTTAGGGAGCTAATGAAGGAGTCTTTGGCGAGTGGAGGAGTTGCCCATCCAGGGGATTTTCTGCCCATTTTGAATTGGATTGGTGGAAGGAGTTACttgaaaaaattgatgaatCTTGGAGAGAGGATGGATGGGCTCTTGCAAAAGTTGGTTGACGAGGTTCGGGCTAAGAGGCAAGGGAATACTATGATTGATCATCTTCTTTCTTTGCAACAAACTGAGCCTGATTACTATACTGATCAACTTATCAAAGGCCAAATTCTT GTAATGTTGTTTGCCGGAACTGATACATCAGCAGTCACATTGGAATGGGCAATGTCTAATTTACTCAACAACCAAGATGTATTGAAGAAAGCTAGAACCGAACTGGATAGTCAAATTGGTCAAGAAAATTTGATTGATGAACCTGATGTTTCCAAGCTACAATACCTTCAAAGTATCATCTTTGAGACCCTTCGGTTGAACCCTTCAGTTCCTCTCCTACTCCCACACATGGCGTCAACTGATTGCAGGATATGCGGATACGATGTGCCACGTGACACGATCGTATTGATCAATGCATGGGCTATTCATAGAGACCCGACGCTGTGGGATGATCCGACAAGTTTTAAGCCTGAGAGGTATGGAAATGGAGAGTGGGAATCATACAAGCTAATGCCTTTTGGATTAGGAAGAAGGGCATGTCCTGGAGCTGGCTTGGCTCAACGAGTTGTGGGCTTGAGCTTGGGTTCATTGATCCAATGTTTTGAATGGGAAAGAGTTAGTGAGAAAGAAGTTGACATGGCTGAAGGTGGTGAAATCACCATGCCTAAAGTCGTGCCATTAGAAGCCATGTGTAAAGCTCGTCCCATTGTCAACAAGGTTCTCACCAGAACTATTTAA